From the Drosophila willistoni isolate 14030-0811.24 chromosome 2L unlocalized genomic scaffold, UCI_dwil_1.1 Seg168, whole genome shotgun sequence genome, the window gCTTTTTAGGATTAACTAAGGAAAATTTGACATATTTACCATGCTGAAGAATGCTAAGAAAAATTTATTCCAGGCAATAAATTGAACTCTATGGTGATTGAGCTCAAAATGGGAATTGGGCATTATTAGAGGCAagcttattaatttttaagagagacaattgcaatcttattTGCATCAATAATAAAGCAAGAACAATTTAAGAAATAAGGAAGAAATATAAAACGTTGATCCTATCGAAACGAGTGTTCAAAATAGAATGAGCTCTAGACTTTCGTGTGTTCCTATTTATAGGGTTTTTGAAAGAAATTGATGACATGTCAAGTAAATGTTTACTTAGGTCGGAAACTCAGCTAGAGTGGGGCTTAGTGTTGGTAAACGCATTTTTCTTAATGGTTTACGGCGTTGCCAAACtggattttttttcttttgctggtAAGGTGGAATCCCGTTAACTTAAGTCTGGATGGACATATGTAAGCCAGTTTAAGGTTTTGCAAAACTTTGTTATATGAAATCGAGAAAATTTTCGGCTGCTCTAGCATTGCATACGAAACCTAGAAATattgtaaattatatataaacaaactGTAGACTACATATATCTTTAATCCTTTGTACCCAAAtctctcttttattttctaagcCCAAAAACAGCTGCTTTTAGCTATATTTCCGCTTTTGTTCGCGCAAAGAAAGCATTGCCAGACGCGTGCTTTTTTAAACAGTCGTTTTCCGTAtccaaatattaaaaaactaaCTGTATTTGCTTAGGTCGAGTGTAGTATAGTATAGTATTTCAAAAATCCGCGTGCTTTTTTATTACCAGCATCTGGCAACGCATATTTACGTCATGTCCAGCACTATGTTGAAATTTGAGAGTTCTCTTTCGTTTGACACCAAACtaataatttttctctttgttgACCAACACTTGGCCcatagaaatatttttctcCTTATACATATTTAGAATATTTAACACTTTTCTATTGAAAGATAATAATTAGCTAAATAAACCTATGAGCAAAAAGTTTCCCAGaatcatttaaaataattttatttagctCAACTCAAGATTTAAGGGAATACATTACATAACAAGTCAACAAAAACTCTTTGCTTCCAAATCCTTGTCAATGCTCTCAAGGCGAAGCAACAGCTGTCTGCTAGACTCTGAAACTCTATCATTATCTTTACCACACTTGACGACCGTCTTGGCAAATTCACGTACTAAATCCAAAATTCCAACCAACATACTTTCAAAATTCTCATCGTACTCGGCCACACAGCGATTGAACTCATGGCAGCCCGGCTCACTTGACAACGAGTCACAGTAGTTGAGACAAATGGTACCTAAAGTGAAAATGGAACGCACATAGACGACTCCGGCAAACAGACACAATTGCACACACTGATCCAAGGTACGCTTAAATGCTGAGAGCACTTCGTCAATATTTGATGCTCGATTCACAGTCGCAATAAGTTCCACCCATTGAGGCTGAATAATATCCATGGTCATGTATTGTTCCACACTGAGAATGCTCTTCAGCATACGTTCACGCAAACGATATGAGCGACTATTTGCAATTGGCTTCATCGCTTCCAATTCGCCTTTTACATAAAGCAAAAAGAATATTACTCTATGCAACAATTGTACCTGCTCCAAACGCTGTGAATTTATGACCAGGCTAACTGGCCAATTGACTTCATAGTGCAAAGCCAATGCTTCATAGCCATTTGAATTGTGAAAATCTAAAGGATCAATGGCGAAATTTTCATTGCCACCGTTTGAGGGCTCCATTCCGTTTAACTGTGTCATTACATCGATATTCTTTAGCTGCATTTCCAAAAATACGCCGAAATCGTCGTCTAAAAATTCAagaattttttccaaaaatccATCCATTTTATCTGATTTCAATTGATAGACTTTATTCTTCATATACTGCCGACTGCTTTCCAATAAATCGTTggcaaatttattttcttgcaATAGACAAAAGTCACGAAGGTTACGCAAATGCATTACCAATTGGTGATCCTTGAAGAGATAATCCTTTAACTTTTTGGCCGGCAGTTCATAGCTGTTGCGTATTATTTCAAGATGAGTCATATCCTTGGGTGAATAGGTGAGTAAAGTATTCATTGGTGTTATAGTCACATTGCATTGGCGAagtatattgaaatatttgccaGCCAATAAAATAATTTCAGCCTGTTGTAACAGGAAATTGGGCAAACGATTCGTGTGTAGACAATAACGTGTTTTCCAATATGAATACCAACAACTGCCCGTTGCCGGATTCAAATCCTCAATGAAGAACTCTTGTGTCGCATCATTTACCATGCCTTTTTGTGTCCACTGTTGAACCATTTTCATATAGTTACGCGAAGTGTATTCCAGCATTTGACCTAAACGCTCTTTTACATCCGATTTTGATTTAGATTTCTGTTCTTGATAGCGATCTTCTAGCATGGATAGCAATTGGGAGCTACTCAGTTTCAGGTGACGCACATCGACAGCAATAGTCGCAAAAATCTCCATAGTAGGCAACCAGGGACGAATTTGCTGAACTAATTTCTGCAAATCGAGCTTGTTCTCACTTAATTCCGTctccaaatttgattgcaaatCATGATACTGTTGCATGATATTATCCATTGAATTGGCCAAGGCCAAACAAGTTCGTTCATAACGCGGAGTCATCTTACTCAAGTCAATGAAACCCTGCACACTGATATAGTGACCGATCATGGGTAGTAATTCATTGGCAAGAGTGCGAAACACACTAGTGAAACCATCGTCAATTTTGAAGCGTATCTTGGTCATCTCTTCGGGCGATAGGTCGGCAATCTCTTCGACCTTAATGTCGGCGCTAATGTGAGTTGAAGGAACACCAGAGAAAGCGTAAATTAAATCCCGCATTAGCAATTTCTCTTGCCGCGTTGGTGAAAGTTTACTGAGATCCTCGGCGGGTGCAAAATAGCCGCCGACACTCTCAAATATCCAGGATCTTTCCTTGGGATCCATATTGTGAAAGCTCATCGATGGCAATGATGACGTACTACTGTGATGAGAACTTTTCTTTGGCATTCCAATTCTATCGCCTCCAGACAATGGATCCTTATAATCTGTCGTAGCTTTTCCATCGCCATTGTCACTTAAAGTGgatttcatatttaaaataaaaaattgtgaTAGTAATCTATAAGCAATTCAGTTTTAGACACTGTTTTCAAAGCATCGCTAACCTAGCCCACAAATATTTCGAGAAAATCCACAGTTTAAAGGGAAAAAGCATTCAGAGAGGACACCAAAGTTTGGCTTTAAGTTGATTATCCATACATCTGCTTCAAGTACTAGTTAAAAGATTTGAGCCAGGTTAAAATAAGGTGAGCTAGATATAGGTGGCATTTAATATGCAGCTCAGTTAAGTTGTCTTATGCATGAAGGACAACAGTACTGGCACGGAATTTTGAACTAAATACCTTAACAATTTTCCTGTTCTcacaaacttttaaaaaattaagataGTAATTACTAGGTAAGCTAACAAGATTTATATGAAATTTGCACTTGTCTTTTCCAAATTACCCAGCAGAATTGGAAAAAAACtgaaagtatgaaaatcataCTAAGCTGTCACTCAGGATTTCATAACATTTCttaacatatataaatattttttgaaattctctttgttattaaaatagccATAAAATCTGATCATAATTTATACGAAATTGGCAAAAAGAAAGTCTATGGAGTGCAATTCAGAATGATCTCAAGCATTTCCTTATTTACTGATCACTAATCACTAATAAAAGAGCCGCAAGAAAATGAGTAAAGTTAATCAAGGACAAGTCGTTGCTATTATTATGGGGAATACTCTTGCAGTTTTTGCCAGCTCTTCATATGTTGAAAATTTCCTTGTTGGCAGGATAATAGAGTAAAATGGAGCTACCATTTTGCATAGTTCttgcaatttgtttgttttttggtgcTTAAACGCAGCATCATCAAAAATTCGAAAGCAATCAACTCAAAAATAACCTCAACACAGCACAGTGGGGCaataacacacacacccagacacacacatacacataaacacaAACACTGTATATAGGTACTCTGACATTCCACTTGCTCATAAATTGGCGTGGCCACaccccaaaagtatgcagtaggttttatttttctgATACCTGCACAAGTGACGGAGTAATGTTAAAAGTGAATGGAGGGGGGGATTGGAGGAATGGGGGGCTATAGAAAGCGATGGAAGCTTCCTCTTGCCATTTTGGCGTTTCAGAAATATGGCAAACAATTATGCGCTTGAGTTTTATTACAAATGCCCGGCAGTTATATAAGCTTGCGAAAGAGAGGGCGGCATTGCAGGCGATAATAACCACGTTTCCAACATGCATCCACGGGACAGACCTGGTCCTAACTTTAGCCCCATTCCAGCAACCATTGCCACCTCACGCCATCGAACTCCGCCACTCCCCCTAGTGACACTCTTCACGTGACAGGCAAAACGGAAGCACAGGAAATTTGTACCCTTTTTCTTTGTTACTTGCCGGCATTATCTTAATATAAGTAAGCTATAGAAGTATATCGGGGCGGAACCCAAAAAAAGGGGACGAGAAGCGTTTCATATTACTTCTTGGCCTGGGTGGACATATGACTACATGTTTTGCCTCGAGGGGGCCGTCTGCTCCTTCGCCCCagcaagtgtgtgtgtgtgtgtgcgcgtaTAGATGGGGATGAGGGGGAAAGGCGACCGTGCGCATATTTCAGCATGATACGACAGCTTGACAACATTAAATTTGCATTGCTCTTGCCAGAGTTTGTTTATGGAAAAAGAGAAGAGTACAAGCCAGAAGCCATGAGAGAGGCGGGAGGCAACCAAAGACGAAGGGAGTCGCAACATATGCGCAATTCCTTCAatactccaactccaactgcAATCTGACGTCTAGGCCTCCCCAAAATCTCACTCCCCCCACCGCCTTTTTCTTACCCACTCACCCATTCCACTAAGTGAAACCCCTCGGCTGGTTTGACTACAATTAAAGtgattgaaaaatattttccaagCCATTTTGTGCGCCAAAGCAAATGGTGAGGgactaaaataaatataacttcgtttttcatttttcatatacatatgttcatacgtatgtatgtaattcCATCATAGTTAGCATAAGTATACCCTATAAAGCTGATGGAAAATTCAAAGACCTAACATTgctaaataaatatcaaataatGTCAACAGGATATGAATTATATTTCCAGGGTTTAACGGCACATTTTAATATTGTGATTTCTATGTCATATTGAACTTAAGAATTCCAATATTCATTTTGCCTTCATAACATAGAGTCTGAAGCCTGGAAATTTTtcacaattatttaaattgtggTGACTCATGAAGCTTACCTTAAGGCCCATTTACATTGAAAGCAACTAAGGATCAGGATCGTAaaaggtttctttttttatcttttaatAAGACAAGGTcgacatgatttttggtgTCTTTAGTTGATATATGAATGTTAATTCTCTACGTAAATTTGGTTTTAGCCAATTACTTTACGATTTTTcgacaaaattaataaaaatagtGAGGTATCTTCTTGTAGTTAGCATgaattgtaataaaattattaatgatTTGTTAGAAAATTTGGCATGAAATATGAGGGataaattacaattttcttAATTCTCATTACTCAatagtaattttttttcaaagtctTTGAGCTGTCAGCAAGAATTCTGTAGAAATCTTCATCAAAATGTGAAGAAGATGGAAAAATTATGGAGAGGGacgtagagagagagagatagagagaaagagaggagaGAATTTCCATTAGATCGTCATAAAAGCCTTTTtagtgaaaattaaaaaaactgaaaaactttGTGATTAATTTGTTAGAAAGCAGACCCAGATacctttttattaaaattaaacattcaATTCCTCTGATTGTTGAAAGTCCTTGATTTTctaaaatattatgaaatagCTGAAATTTCTTTAGGGTtccatttaaatttgtttgcacAAAAATAGAACATgagttttaaataattttttcccCCATGCACTGCAGGGTAATTTATTGGTCTACCACATATTTTAATTGTAAGCTCCCTCTTCTTTATGTATTCTGTTTAATGAAGCTTTGGGTAAATTGCAGCCACGCAAAGTAGCCTGACACTGAAATGGGATTGACATAAGTATGGGAGAGAAGGTTACTACAGTTTGAGGGTCTAGAAAAAGTAAAGTTGTTGCATGCATTCAAGCGAAAAGTTGCAGATACCAAATTGGTTAGCGGGTAGTAAAAAGTGATTGCCATTGGACCCCCAGACCCGGAGGTCCTTCGTTGATGTCATAAAGGCCAATTATGTTAAAATGTTGCAGAAAGaaagaccaaaaaaagaagagccGCATCGCATCATGTCGCGTCGCGACAATTCCGTTTACTGACAGCTAATAATGCCTAAAAGAAGAGTCTCTAGCCAACTCTGACAACGactacaactacaacgacgacaacgacatgTACTTACATATTGTACTGCGTGTATCCTGAAAAGGGGAAGCGGAATGGGTTTTTTTCTGCCCACGCCTGCATTGTCAACGCGTTCGCCTGATGTACGGCGCTTCCTGTGTCAGTTCCGGCCGTGCACGCGACTATATCGACTTCTTTGGTCGCTTCTCCACCAAAGCCGTCACTAAAAGGCAGggacgcaaaaaaaaaaagttttcgcgTCACACTCGAATGCATCTCGGCAATAATTCAAATACTAGCCAATCGAATAAGAGGGCAGAGGGGTTCGATTGCGGCAGGACCTGAGGCCCATATCCATCTGGTCATAGACTTTGCAATCGCTTAGCAAAAATTACTGTGATTTCCAATTTATTTCTGCCACATTTGAGTTGATTTGAGTTCTTCTGATTAATGTTTCGTATGGCTTGTGGTAGGAACAATTATATTATTGACAAgccttaaaaatatttcttcaaATTGTAACAGATGGGCCGACAACCAAATGAAGGGTATGTAAAATATGATCATATGATTTCAAAcataaactttgtttttttttttttttgaggggtAACCATAAAATGAGACAAGACAAGGAGAGAGTGCATCGAATTAGCGAAATCGAAAATCCATTTTACTTGTCATTTCTATCTCTAGTAGTTACTTATCTCTAAGAATCACCATCAGTCATTAAACATCAATCAAAAATCGAAAGAATATTACTAAGAAAATCAATTATATACGTAATTCTTAATAGTTTAAAATAATTCACAAAATTCAGTTAAAATAAGAACTAGATTTAGGtaaatatgtatttgcatCTCACTTAAACATATCTCCAATCTGAATTGTATTAAAATTAGTATTGTGTCTTATTATACAGTCATTATGTAAGTAATGTATTAGTGAAATAAAACTGTCGGTCATAatattccaaattatttaaGATTGGTTCAAGGCCATTTAACAGTAAAGTATCTAGATATATTTGCgatatccttttttttaacgAATCACAAAACTAGTTCGACATTTGTACCTTCAAAATCCTAAATCATATTTACATGACATGTTGCATTATATATAGGATTTCGCTCAAAACTGTAAACTTTGATTATAAAaacttcaacaaaaaaaaaaaaatacaaatactggtaaaaatacaaaatttataaaaacacaaaatgaatATTCAAAAACGGAGCACAAATGCAAGCCGTGATAGTTTGGATATTAACAAACGAATACGTCCAATCTATTTATGAAAATAATGTCCCATATAATAGATAATTACGATaactaaatatacatacatttagaATTATAACCTTAAAAACTTCTAAGTATATTGCAAACTTCTAGTTTCTCAGTTGCAAACGTACTCAATCGTTTTCGAAGCTGTTTTGAAAACTAATGTACAAGGAATGTAAAAATACTACTTATCTGCATATTAGAAAATCCATGTGAAGTAAAAATTTGGTAGAATATGGAACGTTTATAAGCCAGCTAAGACTGACTTAATAACATTTTCATTCTCAACATTTGCATATGTATGAATGCACTTTTAATCCAAAAGCTTCACATGGTTTACCCGAGACAGACATCCCTGCCCCTTTTGCTGTTTCTAGATCCAGTTGTTTTGCAAATTAAACTAACCATAGTGGGTCCATGCTGAATAGagcaacaaagaaaaaatacaaaaacatttgaaacccaaaaagaaagaaatgcaaaaaccATTTGCGAGAACAACAGTCGCATTATTCCCTCGACGCGCTACTAGAATTtctcggtgtgtgtgtgtgttggttggtgtgtgtatattttttaatcaAAAGCCGCAAATTGCCGCAACGCAAAAATGACAATCAAGCAACAGCGAAAAAACCACCCAACCACCTAACCACCCTGGTGGTATTCGTTTCTATCCAGAGCCAGTTCAGACTTTGGGTGCCAGTCAGACGCTGTCCAATACATTTAACGCCTGACTCaactatacaaaaaaaatacaaatacaaaaaaaacccaaaaaataaaagaggaGAGCGAGAGATGGAAAGAAAGAAGAGTAGAGAGATGAGAAGCGTTGGAAATGGCTCTGACATGTTGCCTTTGACATGCATTTGACATTTGACAGATCGCGCATAGTGTGGACCAGGGACCTTCCAAAAGATatcgagagagagacagagaggagTGAGGTTAGCGCGGCGTTTCAAATGAAATGACTAAATTATGTGCAAAGTGGCCAGGTAGAAAAATTTGTGTGCAATCATTCGAGCGTCAACATTTAACTGTCATATCTGACAATTGAAAAAAGGGATGGGGTTAGAGGGAGACGAAtggggtggtggtggttggATATGCCAAGGAAGTTTTCTGGCTTTGTAAAGACTTTTGGGGCAGAAGATTGGCGACTTAAGATTGAACGTATGAGTGTCTGGTGCGTCTTCTTATCAGCTAAGCGTCGAGTGGCACTTGAGGCGGTTTCTGTTCGGCAACCCTTTTTTTGAAGCATTCTGATTGACAGGACCGCAACCACCATCATCCAcatctcatcatcatcatcatcatcccaTCATCCTTATAAGCGGCTGTATTTGTGTTGCATATTTACTCATTAATAGCGATAAGCGCGTTAAAGTTACAGTTAATGCGTAAAACAAAGATATGCTACCTTTTTACATCCCCAaggaaacaaaagcaaaatcaaACTGA encodes:
- the LOC6641029 gene encoding gamma-tubulin complex component 2 homolog is translated as MKSTLSDNGDGKATTDYKDPLSGGDRIGMPKKSSHHSSTSSLPSMSFHNMDPKERSWIFESVGGYFAPAEDLSKLSPTRQEKLLMRDLIYAFSGVPSTHISADIKVEEIADLSPEEMTKIRFKIDDGFTSVFRTLANELLPMIGHYISVQGFIDLSKMTPRYERTCLALANSMDNIMQQYHDLQSNLETELSENKLDLQKLVQQIRPWLPTMEIFATIAVDVRHLKLSSSQLLSMLEDRYQEQKSKSKSDVKERLGQMLEYTSRNYMKMVQQWTQKGMVNDATQEFFIEDLNPATGSCWYSYWKTRYCLHTNRLPNFLLQQAEIILLAGKYFNILRQCNVTITPMNTLLTYSPKDMTHLEIIRNSYELPAKKLKDYLFKDHQLVMHLRNLRDFCLLQENKFANDLLESSRQYMKNKVYQLKSDKMDGFLEKILEFLDDDFGVFLEMQLKNIDVMTQLNGMEPSNGGNENFAIDPLDFHNSNGYEALALHYEVNWPVSLVINSQRLEQVQLLHRVIFFLLYVKGELEAMKPIANSRSYRLRERMLKSILSVEQYMTMDIIQPQWVELIATVNRASNIDEVLSAFKRTLDQCVQLCLFAGVVYVRSIFTLGTICLNYCDSLSSEPGCHEFNRCVAEYDENFESMLVGILDLVREFAKTVVKCGKDNDRVSESSRQLLLRLESIDKDLEAKSFC